The following are encoded together in the Proteiniphilum saccharofermentans genome:
- a CDS encoding helicase-related protein has translation MRLDSDGISRIKSELPINKNPFDYYDKTIVSIDTLKNNAKFQHYIEKTRWDIVVIDECHTVANSSSQRGGLAQLLSTKCESLILTSATPHNGKPENFANLINMIEPLAIKEEYNYSREDIKDYYVRRFKNDIDDDAVRSNFQDREVVSIHAQLSDAENEFLQIQQNIKFAALQNLMPDDISTDLFGKQTSNKQKKDLLFAIGLFKSYMSSPEAALKSIENRISKLDALTEQEDIVEQNRDVLYNLKAKLEAIIHHKQDAKYLAFRKKLIDLGWYGRKRDFRIVVFAERIETLKALKTKLQSDFDLDDSVIADFHGSLTDMEQQRIIDDFGKEDSDYRILLTSDAGSQGVNLHYYCNHMFNYDIPWSLITLEQRNGRIDRYGQTKTPFIHYMVATSDLDGLKDDLHIVNKLKEKEEAVYQSLGDAASVYKLYEASAEEELVTTAIATGNRDMLDGAPTSEESDDWFDALFDESTPRLAIEDPIVEEVSLFENDKSYYTALLEQLKSENSLKTDDACFEGDLLEVKNTPELDRILYDLPKEAKPGGIGDVYQLSLNREDVQKAISDARKRKGEWARFQMLYELHPVVRYLMTQLEASVDKDVALVSKINRLPKDMAYYLIQGLVANNLGQSILSDLFVVPMHRSGGLADRPMKFADFLKEHQINKELYTVEITDEEIKQLEVLLPDAIKFAHQLHMDQQQQKLQLEMEKEMAVYEEKMRNWKRSKEHQMEIKFGDKPEYGFVKRRRRDKEIEIETILNRSSQYFKDLTSLNSVPYLKVLAVFYN, from the coding sequence GTGCGCCTGGATTCGGACGGGATTTCAAGAATCAAATCTGAACTCCCGATCAACAAGAATCCCTTCGACTATTACGATAAGACCATCGTATCCATAGACACCTTGAAAAACAATGCCAAGTTTCAACACTATATCGAAAAAACACGCTGGGACATTGTGGTTATCGATGAATGCCATACTGTTGCAAACAGCTCTTCGCAGCGGGGAGGGCTAGCACAATTGCTCAGTACCAAGTGTGAGTCGCTGATTCTCACCTCAGCCACTCCTCACAACGGAAAACCGGAAAACTTTGCCAACCTCATCAACATGATTGAGCCGCTGGCCATCAAAGAGGAGTACAATTATTCACGGGAAGATATCAAGGATTACTATGTACGTCGGTTTAAAAATGATATTGACGATGATGCCGTACGATCCAATTTTCAGGATCGTGAGGTCGTATCCATCCATGCCCAGCTAAGCGACGCAGAGAATGAGTTTCTGCAGATCCAGCAAAACATTAAGTTTGCAGCCCTGCAGAACCTTATGCCGGACGATATTTCCACTGATTTGTTCGGAAAGCAAACCAGCAACAAACAGAAAAAAGATTTGCTTTTTGCCATTGGTCTGTTCAAGTCCTACATGTCATCTCCCGAGGCAGCATTAAAGTCCATTGAAAACAGGATCAGTAAACTGGATGCACTCACAGAACAGGAAGATATTGTGGAGCAGAACCGTGATGTTCTGTACAATTTGAAGGCGAAACTGGAAGCAATCATCCATCATAAACAAGATGCCAAATACCTGGCGTTTAGAAAAAAGTTAATCGACCTTGGCTGGTATGGAAGAAAGAGAGATTTCAGAATCGTTGTTTTTGCTGAGCGTATAGAGACGCTCAAAGCGTTAAAAACGAAACTGCAAAGTGACTTTGACTTGGATGACAGTGTGATAGCCGATTTTCACGGCTCACTCACCGATATGGAGCAACAGCGCATCATCGATGATTTTGGCAAAGAGGACTCTGACTATCGCATACTGCTTACTTCGGATGCCGGTTCGCAAGGAGTAAACTTGCACTACTACTGCAACCATATGTTTAACTACGACATTCCCTGGTCGCTGATCACGCTGGAACAGCGAAATGGAAGGATCGACCGGTATGGACAAACCAAAACACCCTTCATACATTACATGGTAGCCACATCCGATTTGGATGGTTTGAAAGATGACCTGCATATTGTCAATAAACTCAAAGAAAAGGAGGAAGCTGTTTATCAATCCCTGGGCGATGCCGCATCGGTCTATAAACTCTATGAGGCATCTGCCGAAGAGGAACTGGTGACCACTGCCATTGCAACAGGGAATAGGGATATGCTGGATGGAGCACCCACCAGTGAAGAGTCGGACGACTGGTTTGATGCCCTGTTTGACGAGTCCACCCCCAGATTAGCGATCGAGGATCCCATCGTGGAAGAGGTCTCACTCTTTGAGAACGATAAAAGCTATTATACCGCCCTACTGGAGCAACTGAAAAGTGAAAATAGCCTTAAAACCGATGATGCCTGTTTTGAGGGTGATCTTCTTGAGGTGAAGAACACTCCTGAGCTTGATCGGATACTTTACGATTTACCCAAAGAAGCAAAACCTGGAGGGATTGGTGATGTATATCAACTCTCACTCAACAGGGAGGATGTGCAAAAAGCGATTAGCGATGCGCGCAAGCGAAAAGGAGAGTGGGCCAGATTTCAGATGCTCTATGAGCTTCACCCGGTAGTCCGTTATCTGATGACGCAGTTGGAAGCTTCAGTCGATAAAGATGTGGCACTTGTTTCCAAAATTAATCGCCTGCCCAAGGATATGGCTTACTATCTGATTCAGGGTTTGGTAGCCAATAATCTGGGACAATCCATTCTCTCCGACCTTTTTGTGGTACCCATGCACAGGAGTGGCGGATTGGCGGACAGGCCGATGAAGTTTGCCGATTTCCTGAAAGAGCATCAAATAAACAAAGAACTTTACACGGTGGAGATAACCGATGAAGAGATCAAGCAGCTGGAGGTCTTGCTGCCGGATGCAATCAAGTTTGCTCATCAACTTCATATGGATCAGCAACAGCAAAAGCTTCAATTGGAAATGGAGAAAGAGATGGCAGTTTACGAAGAAAAGATGAGGAACTGGAAAAGGAGCAAGGAGCACCAGATGGAGATTAAGTTTGGTGACAAGCCTGAATATGGATTTGTGAAAAGACGCAGGAGAGATAAGGAGATCGAGATTGAGACCATA
- a CDS encoding DEAD/DEAH box helicase family protein, translating to MAFLYDILLQEFGKRAIAQVAVPNHITDNLKPGFGQRPYQIEAFQRFILCDSEDFEGKPKKPFHLLYNMATGSGKTLIMAGLMLHLYQKGYRNFLFFVNSNNIIQKTKDNFLNPQASKYLFNHKIVIEGKEVLIKEIDNFEEADRENINLKFTTIQQLHIDLNNTKENSVTYEDFKDKKLVLIADEAHHLVAGTKSGRLFGSWEDTVKKIHDSNFENILLEFTATIDTDTAELVKHYQDKVIFKYDLAQFRIDKYSKEINLIRSLYDEQERIIQALILNLYRQELATSNNINLKPVILFKAKRTIKESEQNKENFHKLIDDFSVAMVIKIQKTSTVPIVQKAFRFFEVKGISANEIVKRIQANFRFENCLSANNDAEAEQNQILLNTLEDENNPIRAVFAVQKLNEGWDVLNLFDIVRLYEDRDGKDGKPGKTTLSEAQLIGRGARYYPFALEEGQDKFTRKFDDDISNDLKILEELYYHTKEDSRYISELKKALVDSGIYEDDENLVQLNLFLKPEFKKTDFYRDGHVFFNKKVPKSFDNIKSFADLGVKKTNYRHPLSSGVGRMSSAFFEMEPTQSNDEVIKTKDVLLAKDENRPEKDFIPNHIIRFALSQNPFFYFDSLSHYFPSVDSLSNFIDSTDFLAGLEITFSGTPNRLKEISHFDYLQALNGLLQSIEADIKSNSTEYEGSDYIKEPIHKVFKDKEIKVYKDSERADGQETLVANEPWYVYNANYGTSEEKKFVELFSRRFEGLNQKFENIYLIRNEREIKIFDKLGRAFEPDFLLFCKQRDGEQMTFQVFIEPKGEHLKGYDKWKEDFLTEIKAEQKTIKIHTDTYLITAVPFYNYNNENEFKTTLENTLNE from the coding sequence ATGGCGTTTTTATATGATATATTGTTACAGGAATTTGGTAAAAGAGCCATTGCCCAAGTTGCCGTTCCTAATCACATAACCGACAATTTAAAGCCTGGATTTGGTCAGCGACCTTATCAAATTGAAGCGTTTCAGCGATTCATTCTTTGCGATTCAGAAGATTTTGAAGGCAAACCCAAAAAACCGTTTCACTTGCTTTACAATATGGCAACGGGAAGTGGAAAGACACTGATTATGGCAGGTTTGATGTTGCACCTTTACCAAAAAGGCTATCGCAACTTTTTGTTTTTTGTAAACAGCAACAATATCATTCAGAAAACCAAAGACAATTTTCTCAATCCACAGGCTTCAAAATACTTGTTTAACCACAAAATTGTGATTGAAGGAAAAGAAGTGCTAATCAAAGAGATTGATAACTTTGAAGAAGCCGACCGTGAGAATATTAATTTGAAGTTTACCACCATTCAACAGCTTCATATTGACCTGAACAACACCAAAGAAAACAGCGTAACCTACGAAGATTTTAAGGACAAAAAATTGGTTTTGATTGCTGACGAAGCACACCATTTGGTAGCAGGTACTAAGTCGGGAAGATTGTTTGGAAGTTGGGAAGATACCGTAAAGAAAATTCACGATTCCAATTTTGAAAATATCTTATTGGAGTTTACGGCAACCATTGACACAGATACAGCAGAACTCGTAAAACACTATCAAGACAAAGTAATTTTCAAATATGACCTTGCTCAATTTCGTATAGACAAGTACTCTAAAGAAATCAACCTAATTCGTTCCTTGTATGATGAGCAAGAGAGAATCATTCAGGCTTTGATTTTGAATTTGTATCGTCAAGAATTAGCAACTTCAAACAATATTAATTTAAAGCCAGTAATTCTTTTCAAAGCCAAAAGGACAATCAAAGAATCAGAGCAAAACAAAGAGAACTTTCACAAACTGATTGATGATTTTTCGGTGGCAATGGTGATCAAAATTCAAAAGACTTCTACAGTTCCAATTGTTCAAAAGGCTTTCCGATTTTTTGAAGTCAAAGGCATTTCAGCCAATGAAATAGTTAAACGCATTCAAGCCAATTTTAGATTTGAAAATTGCCTAAGTGCCAACAATGATGCAGAAGCCGAACAGAATCAAATTTTGCTCAACACTTTGGAAGATGAAAACAATCCAATCCGAGCCGTTTTTGCCGTTCAGAAACTGAACGAAGGTTGGGATGTTTTGAATTTGTTTGACATTGTTCGCCTTTACGAAGACCGAGACGGCAAAGATGGGAAGCCAGGGAAAACTACACTTTCAGAAGCCCAATTAATTGGTCGTGGTGCAAGGTATTATCCGTTTGCATTGGAAGAAGGACAAGACAAGTTTACCCGAAAATTTGATGATGATATATCCAATGATTTGAAAATATTGGAAGAATTGTATTACCACACCAAAGAAGACAGCCGTTACATTTCGGAATTGAAAAAAGCCCTTGTGGATTCAGGTATTTATGAAGATGATGAGAATTTGGTTCAACTCAATTTATTTTTAAAACCTGAATTTAAGAAAACAGATTTTTACAGAGACGGACACGTTTTCTTCAATAAGAAAGTGCCAAAGAGTTTTGACAACATAAAATCGTTTGCAGACTTAGGCGTAAAGAAAACCAACTACCGACACCCTTTATCTTCGGGAGTTGGCAGAATGTCGAGTGCCTTTTTTGAAATGGAGCCGACCCAATCGAATGATGAAGTAATTAAAACTAAAGATGTTCTTTTAGCGAAAGACGAAAATAGACCAGAAAAGGATTTTATACCAAATCATATAATCCGTTTTGCATTGAGCCAAAACCCGTTTTTCTATTTCGACAGTTTATCGCATTACTTCCCAAGCGTTGATTCGCTTTCAAACTTCATTGATAGCACCGATTTTTTAGCAGGGTTGGAAATCACATTTAGCGGAACACCTAACCGACTAAAAGAAATTAGCCATTTCGACTATTTGCAAGCCTTAAACGGACTTTTGCAAAGCATTGAAGCAGACATAAAGAGCAACTCGACAGAATACGAAGGTTCAGACTATATCAAAGAACCAATTCACAAAGTTTTCAAAGACAAAGAAATCAAGGTTTACAAAGACAGCGAAAGAGCAGACGGACAAGAAACATTGGTAGCCAACGAGCCTTGGTATGTTTACAATGCCAACTATGGAACAAGTGAAGAAAAGAAATTTGTAGAACTGTTTTCAAGACGATTTGAAGGACTGAATCAGAAGTTTGAAAACATTTACCTAATCCGAAACGAAAGAGAAATTAAAATCTTCGACAAACTCGGACGAGCATTTGAGCCAGACTTTTTATTGTTCTGCAAACAGCGTGACGGAGAACAAATGACTTTTCAAGTTTTCATAGAGCCAAAAGGAGAGCATTTAAAAGGATACGACAAATGGAAAGAAGACTTTTTGACTGAAATCAAAGCAGAACAAAAGACAATCAAAATCCATACAGACACTTATTTGATAACAGCCGTTCCTTTCTACAACTACAACAACGAAAATGAATTTAAGACAACATTAGAAAACACATTAAACGAATAG
- a CDS encoding helix-turn-helix transcriptional regulator — protein sequence MNRIKEVLKDKGISQAWLAKQTGKSYNTINEYARNVRQPSLEDLYTIAEILNVKVKDLLTERR from the coding sequence ATGAACCGAATAAAAGAAGTTTTAAAAGACAAAGGGATTTCGCAGGCTTGGCTTGCCAAACAAACGGGAAAAAGCTACAACACGATTAACGAATATGCTCGTAATGTGAGACAACCGAGTTTGGAAGACTTGTACACCATTGCGGAAATTTTAAATGTGAAAGTCAAAGATTTATTAACTGAAAGAAGATAA
- a CDS encoding DNA methyltransferase, which translates to MKLYTTLEQQLKKEPNFVTDNGELKKWVVLNKAQNFDEELIGLLLDNTDLKEKFFVNVKGTLVFNQNLFVQFLEQKNYLNDSYTQFKNKVGLTIDGKYLKQRNEVALVWPFKDCILEGGQSREEDKREEIFFNEILAQDEITQLLEPKVLTNAKRIDKGGEKPLDQFNRNENGTIADNLIIKGNNLLGIGSLLPKFRGKIKFIYIDPPYNTGSDSFNYNDAFNQSTWLTFMKNRIELAKRLLAPSGVFMVQCSFHQFAYLKVLMNDLFEKHLCDFNIQVRHPDRALTGDKEFNDVIEYILIYSNDKGKKMPFIEEQKTIDDYTLQIVLKEGVEPKIIQCGSKSVEIYLPEQYEVISIPPSREGLKKISIRGSIREKNSSGRFFVKYLENLSEYPPETLFKVPDMGDDLENHRFFYSAPKNKKNGGYYQGMPTSSDVTKKQYPNFYNFEKEYNNVSKQGDVEFRNGKKPEELLKFLIQIFTTSNDIVLDYHLGSGTTAAVAHKLGRQYIGLEQLQSQIDLSLQRIKNVINGDLTGISEDEDVNWQGGGSFIYLELKKYNQSFIEQIEEAKDTKALLQIWEQMKAKSFLNYNVDIKKQDEHLEEFKALALAEQKQHLCELLDKNQLYVNLSSLNDSDFSCSDEEKKVTQDFYQTKK; encoded by the coding sequence ATGAAATTATATACAACATTAGAGCAACAACTCAAAAAAGAGCCCAACTTCGTTACAGACAACGGAGAACTGAAAAAATGGGTGGTGTTGAACAAAGCACAAAATTTTGACGAAGAATTGATTGGACTGTTGCTTGACAACACAGACCTGAAAGAGAAGTTTTTTGTAAACGTGAAAGGCACATTGGTTTTTAACCAAAACTTGTTTGTTCAGTTTCTGGAACAAAAAAACTATCTGAACGACAGCTACACCCAATTCAAAAACAAAGTTGGACTGACCATTGACGGCAAATACCTGAAACAACGCAACGAAGTGGCATTGGTTTGGCCATTTAAAGACTGCATTTTGGAAGGCGGACAAAGCCGTGAAGAAGACAAACGAGAAGAAATATTCTTTAATGAAATTTTGGCACAAGATGAAATAACCCAACTTTTAGAACCCAAAGTTTTGACCAATGCCAAACGCATTGACAAAGGCGGAGAAAAACCACTTGACCAATTTAACCGAAACGAAAACGGCACTATAGCAGACAACCTAATTATAAAAGGAAATAACTTACTTGGAATAGGAAGTTTATTGCCAAAATTCCGTGGCAAAATTAAGTTCATTTATATAGACCCACCATACAACACAGGAAGCGATTCCTTTAATTATAATGATGCTTTTAATCAATCGACTTGGTTAACTTTTATGAAAAACCGAATCGAGTTAGCAAAACGGTTGTTAGCACCTTCAGGGGTATTTATGGTTCAATGTTCATTTCACCAATTTGCATATTTAAAGGTTTTAATGAATGATTTATTTGAAAAACACTTGTGTGATTTCAATATACAAGTCAGACACCCTGATAGAGCTTTAACAGGCGACAAAGAGTTTAATGATGTTATTGAATATATTCTCATTTACTCGAACGATAAAGGCAAGAAAATGCCATTTATCGAAGAACAAAAAACTATAGATGATTATACATTGCAAATAGTCTTAAAGGAAGGTGTAGAACCTAAAATTATACAATGCGGTTCAAAAAGTGTTGAAATTTACTTACCTGAACAATATGAAGTAATATCAATACCACCAAGCAGGGAAGGATTGAAAAAAATTAGTATTCGGGGGTCAATTCGTGAAAAAAATAGTAGCGGAAGATTTTTCGTTAAATATTTGGAGAACCTAAGCGAATATCCACCAGAAACATTATTCAAAGTTCCTGATATGGGTGATGATTTAGAGAACCATAGATTCTTTTATTCAGCACCAAAAAATAAAAAGAATGGTGGTTATTATCAAGGTATGCCTACAAGTAGCGATGTGACTAAAAAACAGTATCCTAACTTTTACAATTTTGAGAAAGAATACAACAATGTTTCCAAGCAAGGAGATGTTGAGTTTAGAAATGGAAAAAAACCAGAAGAGCTTCTAAAATTTCTAATACAAATTTTTACCACTTCTAATGATATTGTTCTTGACTATCATTTAGGAAGTGGAACAACTGCGGCAGTTGCTCATAAACTAGGAAGACAGTATATCGGCTTGGAACAACTTCAAAGTCAAATTGATTTGTCTTTACAAAGAATTAAAAATGTAATCAATGGAGACCTAACAGGTATATCCGAAGATGAAGATGTGAATTGGCAAGGCGGTGGCTCATTCATTTATCTTGAATTAAAAAAATATAACCAATCGTTTATTGAGCAGATTGAAGAAGCCAAAGACACCAAAGCACTTTTGCAGATTTGGGAGCAGATGAAAGCAAAAAGTTTCTTGAATTACAATGTGGATATAAAGAAGCAGGACGAGCATTTGGAAGAATTTAAAGCATTAGCCCTTGCGGAGCAGAAACAACACCTTTGCGAGCTACTGGACAAAAACCAATTGTATGTAAATCTTTCTTCGCTCAATGATTCCGATTTTTCTTGCAGCGATGAAGAAAAGAAAGTAACCCAAGACTTTTATCAAACAAAGAAATAA
- a CDS encoding Gfo/Idh/MocA family protein has translation MDRRTFIKKSSLTTAAVATGFHSPLFAQDTSNLKIGLIGSGWYGMVIAKAALQAGGVEIAAICDVDTAHLKNSATELETLQGVKPKEFKDYHELLNLPALDAVLIGTPPHWHALQFIDACKKGLPIYCEKPLAYDVDEGKAMIEAARKAGNIVQIGFQRRQSKAFQKARELIQTGEIGRVRQIGAQIHYNPGNADTTVQDPPSSLDWDAWCGPAPKLPYSPSIGHGNWRLEKEYGNGHLVDWGIHHIDIIRTIMDFKMPESIHATGSLNVLKGRITTPDTLLATMHFKDCPVVWQHRLWGTGDLNPQFNNGIFFYGEKATLFAADNKLILTPAGRDREQQVMDIDTPDMQEKHLSEFIHAVRAKDKNLVSCKVEDAFQSTAAVQLAMISYETASEVKWDATGNTISGNDNARKLSARSYRQGYIRPTY, from the coding sequence ATGGACAGAAGAACCTTTATCAAAAAATCATCACTGACAACAGCCGCAGTAGCAACAGGATTTCATTCACCGTTGTTTGCACAGGATACCTCTAATTTAAAGATCGGACTTATCGGAAGCGGATGGTACGGTATGGTGATCGCTAAAGCGGCATTGCAGGCAGGCGGAGTGGAGATAGCTGCTATCTGTGACGTGGATACTGCCCATCTGAAAAACAGTGCAACCGAACTGGAAACATTACAGGGAGTAAAACCAAAAGAGTTTAAGGATTATCATGAGTTACTAAACCTGCCGGCATTGGATGCGGTGCTGATAGGAACACCTCCTCATTGGCATGCTCTGCAATTCATAGATGCCTGTAAAAAAGGACTACCTATCTACTGTGAAAAACCACTGGCGTACGATGTGGATGAAGGGAAAGCCATGATAGAAGCGGCACGTAAGGCCGGTAATATTGTGCAGATCGGTTTTCAACGTCGTCAGAGTAAAGCATTCCAAAAAGCCAGAGAACTCATCCAAACCGGAGAGATAGGCAGAGTGCGACAGATAGGTGCACAAATACATTACAACCCGGGCAATGCAGATACCACTGTGCAGGATCCACCCTCTTCACTGGACTGGGACGCATGGTGCGGTCCTGCCCCAAAACTCCCCTACAGTCCATCCATCGGGCACGGAAATTGGAGACTGGAGAAAGAATACGGCAATGGTCACCTGGTGGACTGGGGTATCCATCATATAGATATTATCCGTACCATTATGGATTTCAAAATGCCTGAATCGATCCATGCTACCGGGAGCCTCAACGTGCTGAAAGGAAGAATAACTACACCCGATACCCTTTTGGCAACCATGCATTTCAAAGATTGCCCGGTTGTCTGGCAACACAGGCTTTGGGGTACCGGAGACCTGAATCCTCAATTCAATAACGGCATATTTTTCTATGGAGAGAAAGCAACCCTTTTTGCTGCTGACAATAAACTGATACTGACACCTGCGGGAAGAGACCGGGAACAGCAGGTAATGGATATCGATACACCCGATATGCAGGAAAAACATCTGTCCGAATTTATCCATGCAGTAAGGGCAAAAGATAAAAATCTGGTAAGCTGTAAAGTTGAGGATGCCTTCCAATCGACTGCTGCAGTCCAGTTAGCGATGATCTCGTATGAAACGGCCAGTGAAGTAAAATGGGATGCTACCGGAAATACAATTTCGGGGAATGACAACGCCAGAAAATTATCGGCACGTTCATACCGTCAAGGATATATAAGGCCGACATACTGA